One window from the genome of Dyadobacter sp. CECT 9275 encodes:
- a CDS encoding alkaline phosphatase family protein translates to MLRIFLILSTVLFSILPGMGQRSSSENLVVIVLDGMRWQEVFAGADSALINNPSFTRNKNRVLSRFWDADPQIRRKKLFPFFWRTIATSGQLYGNRWQQSYVNVRNPYQLTYPGFSEMLTGHVNHEISSNRLVTNKSTNVLETINAQKGFEYKVALFATSDLFPFLMDRKNSKVYVNADSDSLAFAAPEFMLLNEMQHLTAKPTTERPDLLTYFAAKEYVKKYKPRVLYLAMGETDAFAHEGNYDQYLETALAQDKMIERFWTMIQSMPQYKNKTTLLITCDHGRGDAAKQQWTSHGPNIPDSGEIWIAAMGPSTKAYGEMKGHPAIYQEQLAATMAAVLGLPYKPATHIAAPPVESIFSFK, encoded by the coding sequence ATGTTACGCATTTTTCTTATACTGTCTACAGTACTTTTTAGTATACTGCCCGGGATGGGGCAAAGGTCTTCCTCCGAAAATCTTGTCGTGATTGTCCTGGATGGCATGCGCTGGCAGGAAGTATTTGCCGGTGCAGATTCGGCTTTGATCAACAATCCCTCCTTTACCCGTAACAAAAATCGCGTTTTAAGCCGATTCTGGGACGCAGATCCTCAAATCCGAAGGAAAAAGCTCTTTCCATTCTTCTGGCGGACCATTGCAACATCCGGCCAGTTGTACGGCAATCGTTGGCAGCAAAGCTATGTAAACGTCCGGAACCCTTATCAGCTCACTTATCCCGGTTTCAGTGAAATGCTGACAGGACATGTGAATCATGAGATCAGTTCCAACCGGTTGGTCACCAATAAATCGACCAACGTACTCGAGACGATTAACGCACAAAAGGGTTTTGAGTACAAAGTGGCGCTCTTTGCTACTTCGGATCTTTTTCCATTTCTGATGGATAGAAAAAATAGTAAGGTATATGTTAATGCCGACAGCGACTCTCTGGCTTTCGCAGCACCGGAGTTCATGCTGCTGAACGAAATGCAGCACCTTACCGCTAAACCGACAACCGAACGGCCCGATCTGCTCACTTATTTTGCTGCAAAAGAGTATGTAAAAAAATACAAACCTCGGGTGCTGTATCTGGCAATGGGTGAAACAGATGCCTTTGCGCACGAAGGAAACTACGATCAATACCTTGAAACTGCATTAGCGCAGGATAAGATGATCGAGCGTTTCTGGACAATGATCCAATCCATGCCGCAATACAAGAACAAGACCACACTGCTGATTACCTGTGATCATGGCCGTGGCGATGCGGCGAAACAGCAATGGACCTCACATGGACCAAACATTCCGGATTCGGGGGAAATCTGGATTGCTGCAATGGGGCCGTCTACCAAGGCCTATGGCGAGATGAAAGGACATCCGGCTATTTACCAGGAGCAGCTGGCTGCAACCATGGCAGCTGTACTGGGACTCCCTTACAAACCTGCTACACATATCGCCGCTCCGCCTGTTGAATCAATTTTCAGTTTTAAATAA